One window from the genome of Variovorax sp. PAMC26660 encodes:
- a CDS encoding DUF6351 family protein → MFATPCPPRKRVFPWLRPRAIAAGLAMAGALLVAGCGGGSGGGSMFPFFPGTTPPPAAQTPAAFQVKTLSSPSDMISGGDTLLEVTAPVGVPLDKVRVSLNGKDVSSQVPVVDSTARVLRGLVTGLTTDASSTTGSNNSLVVSNADNAAQRTETTLVNYPITGPILSGPHISPYECRTVQNGLGNPLDADCSATTQVVWYYRTKANTFLPLNDPTGPRPADLVTTTTNDGATVPYIVRVESGTINRGVYRLAVLDNPAKDAPATWKPGPGWNKKLVVYFDCCGSAQYNQGVHAIDTVLGDVGHIQLSRGFAFMNSTELWNNQHANPHLQGETLMILKEHVIEEFGAVPKWTAGFGGSGGAIQQYLIAQLYPGLLDGIQPIVSFPETLMPEVMECRLLNNVYKADAPTWTTAKQNAVNGFNTGTCTSWDLAFASIIKSDNAAGCGFLEPGNVSNVFNRTTNPNGIRCDLFQTNVNLLGKRAGTQEARRPIDNVGVQYGLGALNSGAISVTEFLDLNQKVGGFDGDGNTQAARSEADPDALRLTYTGGFKNGFKSPGLANIPIITQRGNADAVGDIHDTMQDLIIRARLQRANGRSDNQIIWTLGSKSNVDYMSASLDLLNKWLDNMGADPAPASTDKVVRNKPAGANDACWDTSGTRIDEVASTDPAAQCNGVYPRFSTPRLTAGSPLVNDVLKCQLKPVNAADYKVAIAGADLARLQTIFPSGVCDWDKAGVGQEPLRGTYLRLPLN, encoded by the coding sequence ATGTTCGCTACACCGTGTCCCCCGCGCAAGCGGGTTTTTCCGTGGCTGCGGCCCCGCGCCATTGCTGCAGGCCTTGCGATGGCGGGTGCACTGCTGGTCGCAGGCTGCGGCGGGGGCTCCGGCGGCGGCTCGATGTTCCCGTTCTTTCCCGGCACCACCCCACCGCCCGCAGCGCAGACGCCGGCCGCATTCCAGGTGAAGACGCTCTCGTCACCGTCCGACATGATCAGCGGCGGCGACACACTGCTCGAAGTCACCGCGCCAGTGGGCGTGCCTCTGGACAAGGTGCGCGTGAGCCTCAACGGCAAGGACGTGAGTTCGCAGGTGCCGGTGGTCGACAGCACGGCACGCGTGCTGCGCGGCCTCGTGACCGGGCTCACGACCGACGCGAGCAGCACCACCGGCAGCAACAACTCGCTGGTGGTGAGCAACGCCGACAACGCCGCGCAGCGCACTGAAACCACGCTGGTCAACTACCCCATCACCGGGCCGATCCTGTCGGGCCCGCACATCTCGCCCTACGAATGCCGCACGGTGCAGAACGGCCTGGGCAACCCGCTCGATGCCGATTGTTCGGCCACCACGCAGGTGGTCTGGTACTACCGCACGAAGGCCAACACCTTCCTGCCGCTGAACGACCCGACCGGCCCACGCCCGGCCGACCTGGTGACCACGACCACCAACGACGGCGCCACGGTGCCCTACATCGTGCGCGTCGAGTCGGGCACCATCAATCGCGGCGTGTACCGGCTCGCGGTGCTCGACAACCCGGCCAAGGACGCGCCCGCCACCTGGAAGCCCGGCCCCGGCTGGAACAAAAAGCTGGTCGTCTACTTCGACTGCTGCGGCTCGGCCCAGTACAACCAGGGCGTTCATGCGATCGACACGGTCCTGGGCGACGTTGGCCACATCCAGTTGTCGCGCGGCTTCGCCTTCATGAACTCGACGGAGCTGTGGAACAACCAGCACGCCAACCCGCACCTGCAGGGCGAAACGCTGATGATACTGAAGGAGCACGTCATCGAGGAATTCGGCGCCGTGCCCAAGTGGACTGCCGGTTTCGGCGGCTCGGGCGGTGCCATCCAGCAGTACCTGATCGCGCAGCTCTACCCCGGCCTGCTCGACGGCATCCAGCCCATCGTGTCGTTCCCCGAGACGCTGATGCCCGAGGTGATGGAATGCCGGCTGCTCAACAACGTGTACAAGGCCGACGCACCCACCTGGACCACGGCCAAGCAGAACGCGGTGAACGGCTTCAACACCGGCACCTGCACGAGCTGGGACCTGGCCTTCGCGAGCATCATCAAGTCCGACAACGCGGCGGGCTGCGGCTTTCTCGAACCGGGCAATGTGTCGAACGTGTTCAACCGCACCACCAACCCCAACGGTATCCGCTGCGACCTGTTCCAGACCAACGTGAACCTGCTCGGCAAGCGCGCCGGCACGCAGGAGGCACGGCGCCCGATCGACAACGTCGGCGTGCAATACGGCCTGGGCGCGTTGAACAGCGGTGCGATCTCGGTGACGGAGTTTCTCGACCTGAACCAGAAGGTCGGCGGCTTCGACGGCGACGGCAATACGCAGGCCGCACGCTCCGAAGCCGACCCCGACGCACTGCGGCTCACCTACACGGGCGGATTCAAGAACGGCTTCAAGAGCCCGGGCCTTGCGAACATCCCGATCATCACGCAGCGCGGGAACGCCGATGCGGTGGGCGACATCCACGACACGATGCAGGACCTGATCATCCGGGCCCGCCTGCAGCGCGCCAATGGCCGCAGCGACAACCAGATCATCTGGACGCTGGGCTCCAAGTCGAATGTCGACTACATGTCCGCCTCGCTCGACCTGCTGAACAAGTGGCTGGACAACATGGGGGCCGATCCGGCGCCGGCGTCCACCGACAAGGTGGTGCGCAACAAACCGGCGGGCGCCAACGATGCCTGCTGGGACACAAGCGGCACGCGCATCGACGAAGTGGCATCGACCGACCCGGCGGCCCAGTGCAACGGTGTCTATCCGCGCTTCAGCACGCCGCGCCTGACGGCCGGCTCGCCGCTGGTCAACGACGTACTCAAGTGCCAGCTCAAGCCGGTCAACGCCGCCGACTACAAGGTGGCCATCGCCGGTGCCGACCTGGCGCGGCTGCAGACGATCTTTCCGAGCGGCGTGTGCGACTGGGACAAGGCCGGCGTGGGCCAGGAGCCGCTGCGCGGCACCTACCTGCGGCTGCCGCTCAACTGA
- a CDS encoding LysR family transcriptional regulator: MDTLRALSAFVHSVDLGSLSGAARALDTTQPTISKLVAGLERSLGVRLLRRAATGLSLTEEGQRFHERARRMLEDYGDAVADAREQVQQPQGLLRVSAPVTLGQRYLNAMAVEFLRLYPDIQLELVLDDRFIDPREERIDVSLRVGGALPPDLVARHLGTWPRVLVASPDYVAARGKPRKPQDLVAHDYLRYAAGDDGVLLTGPDGPVTVPVRSRYRVNNAVAMLDSVLAGAGISLQPTWMVADLLAEGRLLRVLGRHTGPAQELHLLYAPRRHQPLRVRVLVDFLAERVAKLPGAVRKPSLPVS, translated from the coding sequence ATGGACACCCTGCGCGCGCTCTCGGCCTTTGTGCACAGCGTCGATCTCGGCAGCCTGTCGGGCGCCGCCCGCGCGCTCGACACCACCCAGCCCACCATCAGCAAGCTGGTCGCAGGCCTGGAGCGTTCGTTGGGCGTGCGCCTGCTGCGCCGCGCCGCCACCGGCCTGAGCCTGACGGAAGAAGGGCAGCGCTTTCACGAGCGCGCCCGCCGCATGCTGGAGGACTACGGTGACGCGGTGGCCGATGCGCGCGAACAGGTGCAGCAACCGCAGGGCCTGCTGCGTGTGAGCGCGCCGGTCACGCTCGGGCAGCGGTACCTCAACGCGATGGCGGTGGAGTTCCTGCGGCTGTACCCCGACATCCAGCTCGAACTGGTGCTCGACGACCGCTTCATCGATCCGCGCGAAGAGCGCATCGACGTCTCGCTGCGTGTGGGCGGCGCGTTGCCGCCGGACCTGGTTGCGCGCCATCTGGGCACATGGCCGCGCGTGCTGGTGGCGTCGCCGGACTACGTGGCCGCGCGCGGCAAGCCACGCAAGCCGCAGGACCTCGTGGCCCACGACTACCTGCGCTATGCGGCGGGCGATGACGGCGTGCTGCTCACAGGCCCCGATGGTCCGGTGACCGTGCCGGTGCGCAGCCGCTACCGTGTGAACAACGCGGTGGCCATGCTCGACAGCGTGCTTGCCGGCGCGGGCATTTCATTGCAGCCGACATGGATGGTGGCGGATCTGTTGGCCGAAGGGCGTTTGCTCCGCGTGCTTGGCCGCCACACCGGCCCGGCGCAAGAGCTGCATCTGCTCTACGCCCCGCGACGCCACCAGCCGCTGCGGGTGCGCGTGCTGGTGGACTTCCTCGCGGAGCGGGTGGCAAAACTGCCGGGTGCCGTCCGCAAGCCTTCTCTCCCGGTCAGTTGA
- a CDS encoding SGNH/GDSL hydrolase family protein gives MTASTLGSILRQGALALTLAGVAAASTAQTTAPPTYWSPSWMAATQPLWDGNFVLPSGVPFQFNRQTVRQVARLSIGGARLRVVISNEGGTSPLHIGAARVARHGEGSAIVEGSDRAVRFGGQAEVTVPPGARMISDPVDLPLPALSEVAVSLYLPRPSQPAGFHFDARQTAYVADGDLSGAPRLPTTATQWSTRVYVSGLIVETPRAPTTVVALGDSLTDGNGSTPGANTRWPDALAERLAGRGVGVLNAGNSGGRLLKDGMGRAALERVGRDVFSQPGVRAMVVMLGTNDIGWPGGAFAPQEPAVRAEEVIQGFRQLIEMAHAHNVRIMGATIAPNERGLEGTPLVGHHSPEKDRVRQAVNQWIRESGAFDAVVDFDALLRDAAHPIRMKAAMDSGDHLHPGDAGYKAMAAAIDLEALLGNPVQP, from the coding sequence ATGACTGCATCGACACTCGGATCGATCCTGCGCCAGGGCGCACTGGCACTCACGCTGGCGGGCGTCGCCGCCGCATCCACGGCACAAACCACGGCGCCGCCCACGTACTGGAGCCCGAGCTGGATGGCCGCCACCCAGCCGCTGTGGGACGGCAACTTCGTGCTGCCTTCCGGCGTTCCCTTCCAGTTCAATCGCCAGACGGTTCGTCAGGTGGCGCGCCTGAGCATCGGCGGCGCCCGGTTGCGCGTGGTGATCAGCAACGAGGGCGGCACGTCGCCGCTGCACATCGGCGCCGCCCGCGTGGCCCGGCACGGCGAAGGCTCGGCGATCGTCGAGGGCAGCGATCGCGCAGTGCGCTTCGGCGGCCAGGCCGAGGTGACCGTGCCGCCCGGTGCGCGGATGATCAGCGACCCGGTGGACCTGCCACTGCCCGCGCTCAGCGAAGTCGCTGTGTCGCTCTACCTGCCCAGGCCCAGCCAGCCTGCGGGTTTTCATTTCGATGCCCGCCAGACCGCCTACGTGGCCGATGGCGACCTGAGCGGCGCCCCGCGCCTGCCCACCACCGCCACGCAGTGGAGCACCCGTGTCTACGTGAGCGGCTTGATCGTCGAAACACCCAGGGCGCCCACCACCGTCGTCGCCCTGGGCGATTCGTTGACCGACGGCAACGGCTCGACGCCCGGCGCCAACACCCGCTGGCCCGACGCGCTGGCCGAGCGCCTGGCCGGGCGTGGCGTGGGCGTGCTCAACGCCGGCAACTCCGGCGGCCGCCTGCTGAAGGACGGCATGGGCCGCGCCGCGCTGGAGCGCGTCGGCCGCGACGTGTTCTCGCAGCCCGGCGTGCGCGCCATGGTCGTGATGCTGGGCACCAACGACATCGGCTGGCCGGGCGGCGCGTTCGCGCCTCAGGAGCCTGCTGTGCGCGCGGAAGAAGTCATTCAGGGGTTCCGCCAGTTGATAGAGATGGCCCATGCCCACAACGTACGCATCATGGGCGCCACCATCGCGCCCAACGAACGCGGGCTCGAAGGCACGCCGCTGGTCGGCCACCACTCGCCTGAAAAGGACAGGGTACGCCAGGCCGTGAACCAATGGATTCGCGAGAGCGGCGCCTTCGACGCGGTGGTGGACTTCGACGCCCTGCTGCGCGATGCGGCCCACCCGATCCGCATGAAGGCCGCGATGGACTCGGGCGACCACCTGCACCCTGGTGACGCCGGCTACAAGGCGATGGCTGCGGCGATCGATCTCGAAGCGCTGCTGGGCAACCCTGTGCAGCCTTGA
- a CDS encoding 2'-5' RNA ligase family protein, translating into MDDFTRDNSSPSDPEPEWDAEHPETKRHLLIALFPSTDVQVAIEKHREAWIWPKGHYFPAGPRLHLTLQCFADQSQEAIHHLDEALSGVPMQSMALKLATSRTWNNNLSVIQPAEHMGLHVLRANIVRAVQQSGISVHPTKFTPHITIARRTTGALYPRSLQPIPWTVKNFLLVRSFTSHPVRHEVLASYGPEEDDDV; encoded by the coding sequence ATGGACGACTTCACGCGCGACAACAGCTCCCCCAGCGATCCCGAACCTGAATGGGACGCCGAGCATCCGGAAACAAAACGGCATCTTTTGATTGCCCTTTTCCCCAGCACCGATGTGCAAGTTGCCATCGAAAAGCACCGCGAGGCATGGATCTGGCCGAAGGGACATTACTTTCCTGCCGGCCCACGCCTGCATCTGACATTGCAATGCTTCGCAGACCAAAGCCAGGAAGCCATCCATCACCTGGATGAAGCACTTTCCGGGGTTCCGATGCAATCGATGGCGCTGAAGCTGGCCACCTCCCGCACATGGAACAACAACCTCTCCGTCATTCAACCCGCGGAGCACATGGGGTTGCATGTGCTGCGCGCGAACATCGTCCGCGCGGTGCAACAGTCAGGGATTTCTGTGCACCCGACCAAGTTCACACCGCACATCACCATTGCGCGCAGAACGACGGGCGCGCTCTATCCTCGAAGCCTGCAGCCGATCCCCTGGACTGTGAAGAATTTTCTTCTTGTGCGATCGTTCACCTCGCATCCTGTTCGGCATGAGGTTCTCGCCTCATATGGCCCCGAGGAAGACGACGACGTCTGA
- a CDS encoding phosphotransferase enzyme family protein → MLTPPDLAPESIQQCLSDAYGLHTTRAEFLPLGADVNSAVFRIDAGGGATYFLKLRRDDFKQSVVAIPAFLHHEKGIDAVMAPLPTTDRQLSVRSLGFDWMLYPFFEGDNGFERGLSDVQWITLGATLGAVHRTELPDTLLAGLARESYSHHWREGVRRYQRRFINGLAGDDIVRRFLAFWEAHDEEIDTVVYRSEQLASILLERSLPLVLCHSDIHAGNVLVGDNDRLCVVDWDTLILAPKERDLMFIGGGVGNLWNQPQEEALFYEGYGPTDIDPMALAYYRYERITKDLLEICDQIFDASASVEDREEGLRQIASQFLPNDVVAIAHRSYEAIT, encoded by the coding sequence ATGCTGACTCCACCCGATCTAGCCCCCGAATCCATTCAACAGTGCTTGTCCGATGCCTATGGACTGCACACCACACGCGCTGAATTCCTGCCGCTGGGCGCCGACGTGAATTCCGCCGTCTTCCGCATCGATGCCGGCGGCGGGGCGACGTACTTCCTCAAGCTGCGCCGGGATGACTTCAAACAATCCGTCGTCGCCATCCCCGCCTTTCTGCATCACGAGAAGGGCATCGATGCCGTGATGGCGCCGCTGCCGACCACGGACCGCCAACTCAGCGTGCGCAGTCTTGGCTTCGATTGGATGCTCTATCCCTTCTTCGAAGGCGACAACGGATTCGAGCGCGGCCTGTCCGACGTGCAATGGATCACGCTGGGCGCCACCTTGGGCGCCGTGCACCGTACCGAACTGCCCGACACCCTGCTCGCAGGCCTAGCGCGCGAAAGCTATTCACACCACTGGCGCGAAGGCGTGCGGCGCTACCAGCGCCGCTTCATCAACGGCCTGGCCGGCGACGACATCGTTCGCCGCTTCCTTGCCTTCTGGGAAGCGCATGACGAGGAGATCGACACGGTCGTGTATCGAAGCGAACAGCTCGCCTCGATCCTTCTGGAGCGGTCGTTGCCGCTGGTGCTGTGCCACTCCGACATCCACGCCGGCAACGTGCTGGTCGGCGACAACGACCGCCTGTGCGTCGTCGACTGGGACACGCTGATCCTCGCGCCCAAAGAGCGCGACCTGATGTTCATCGGCGGCGGTGTCGGCAACCTGTGGAACCAGCCGCAGGAAGAAGCGCTGTTCTACGAGGGCTATGGACCGACGGACATCGATCCCATGGCGCTGGCCTACTACCGCTACGAGCGGATCACCAAGGACTTGCTCGAAATCTGCGACCAGATCTTCGATGCGTCCGCGAGCGTGGAAGACCGCGAAGAAGGCCTGCGCCAGATCGCGAGCCAGTTCCTGCCGAACGACGTCGTCGCCATCGCGCACCGGAGCTACGAAGCGATCACCTGA
- a CDS encoding error-prone DNA polymerase encodes MPDLSDRQLRGRNSAKVHALPLPLRRKPAFALPDYAELHCLTNFSFQRGASTPEEMVERAYQLGYTALAITDECSVAGIVRAHVGLRDLPAKLDEYEREHPDEPPILRYPHFRLLFGSEFQFERFKLVVIANDTEGWGNLCEFITAARNTELPKGEYRVGWEESDVASLQNCQVLFVPQRNPGGAVDTATLHEDLLAAKALYAENLWLAVELFNELDDDLWFVTLIQAGEEVGVPLVAAGDVRMDVRSQKPMHDVLTAVREGKTVAECGFALQSNAERHLRQRVRLAELYLPEMLANTLVVAQRCKFDPRIIRETYKCPLETVGTNETPTQTLVRKTWEGAQVRYPDGVPDTVREKVQKELDLILELGYEMFFLTVEDIVRFARSQHILCQGRGSSANSVVCYCLGITALSPEKSHLLFERFLSRHRHEPPDIDVDFEHQRREEVIQYIYDKYGRERAAIAAVVICYRARSALRDVGKAIGIDERLIDEFAKDHYWFDDTVLGEQLLQAAARVGVEEDELKLVQWIEMTQRLKGFPRHLSQHVGGFVLTHTKLTRLVPVEKASMKDRSVIQWEKDDLEAMGMLKVDVLALGMLSAIRRGLDHMNRWRGSVMEMHHIPNDDQKVFDMICDADTIGVFQIESRAQMSMLPRLKPRTYEDLVIEVAIVRPGPIQGGMVHPYLKQRERVRKKLPIVYEKDELRPALERTLGIPIFQEQVMQIAMIAAKFTADEADQLRRAMAAWKRKGGLGKFHDKLVNGMVENGYKASFAEAIFKQVMGFGDYGFPESHAASFALLVTVSSWLKNYEPACFLAALLDSQPMGFYSPSQLVQDARRHGVEVRPVDVTCSDLDTTLEARAPDAPRMPGGTDARYADRLGNDNQPAVRLGLNRVSSLSKEGAERLLKARAQAPFTSTEDLALRAELEGKDMAALAAADALMPLSGHRRQQVWDATAQHRSPALLKGVPIHEQALLLPAAPEGEEIVGDYASLGLTLRRHPLALLRPRLARMKLMSAEELRPLPSGQIVRACGIVKGRQRPGTANGTIFVTLEDETGNVNVIVWSHVIEAWREPLLKSHLLAVQGTWQRDDDSGGKVQHLIATGFKDLTPLMGRLAQSNTSRDFH; translated from the coding sequence ATGCCTGACCTGAGCGACAGGCAACTGAGGGGGCGCAATTCGGCCAAGGTGCATGCGCTGCCGTTGCCGCTGCGCAGAAAGCCCGCGTTCGCGCTGCCGGACTACGCCGAACTGCACTGCCTGACCAACTTCAGCTTCCAGCGCGGCGCGTCGACGCCGGAAGAAATGGTGGAGCGGGCCTACCAGCTCGGCTATACCGCGCTGGCCATCACCGACGAATGCTCGGTGGCGGGCATCGTGCGAGCGCATGTGGGCTTGCGTGACTTGCCTGCGAAGCTGGATGAGTACGAACGCGAGCATCCCGATGAGCCGCCGATCCTGCGCTACCCCCATTTCCGCCTGCTGTTCGGCAGCGAGTTCCAGTTCGAGCGCTTCAAGCTCGTGGTGATCGCGAACGACACCGAGGGCTGGGGCAACCTGTGCGAGTTCATCACCGCTGCGCGCAACACCGAATTGCCCAAGGGCGAGTACCGCGTGGGTTGGGAGGAAAGTGACGTGGCCTCACTGCAGAACTGCCAGGTTCTTTTCGTGCCGCAGCGAAACCCCGGTGGAGCGGTGGACACGGCAACGCTGCATGAAGACCTGCTGGCCGCCAAGGCGCTTTACGCAGAGAACCTCTGGCTGGCAGTGGAGCTGTTCAACGAGCTTGACGACGATCTCTGGTTCGTCACGCTGATCCAGGCGGGCGAAGAAGTCGGCGTGCCATTGGTGGCGGCCGGCGATGTGCGCATGGATGTGCGTTCGCAGAAACCGATGCACGACGTGCTGACGGCCGTGCGCGAAGGCAAGACGGTGGCCGAGTGCGGCTTTGCGCTGCAGTCGAATGCCGAGCGGCATTTGCGGCAGCGCGTGCGGCTGGCCGAGCTTTATCTGCCTGAGATGTTGGCGAATACGCTGGTGGTGGCGCAGCGGTGCAAATTTGATCCGAGGATCATTCGGGAGACCTACAAGTGCCCGCTCGAAACGGTAGGAACCAATGAGACGCCGACACAGACGCTGGTGCGAAAGACGTGGGAAGGAGCGCAAGTCCGGTATCCCGACGGCGTTCCTGACACTGTGCGCGAGAAAGTCCAGAAAGAGCTCGACCTGATCCTTGAACTCGGATACGAGATGTTCTTCCTGACGGTGGAGGACATCGTGCGTTTCGCTCGCTCACAACACATCCTCTGTCAGGGGCGTGGCTCCTCTGCCAATTCAGTGGTCTGTTACTGCTTGGGAATTACTGCGCTCAGCCCTGAAAAGAGTCATCTGCTGTTCGAGCGATTCCTGAGTCGTCATCGTCACGAGCCACCCGACATCGACGTCGACTTCGAGCACCAGCGGCGCGAAGAAGTCATCCAGTACATCTACGACAAATACGGCCGCGAGCGCGCCGCCATCGCCGCCGTCGTCATCTGCTACCGCGCACGCAGTGCCTTGCGCGACGTGGGCAAGGCCATCGGCATCGACGAGCGGCTGATCGACGAATTCGCCAAGGACCACTACTGGTTCGACGACACCGTGCTCGGCGAGCAGTTGCTCCAGGCCGCCGCGCGCGTCGGCGTGGAAGAAGACGAACTCAAGCTGGTCCAGTGGATCGAGATGACGCAGCGGCTCAAGGGCTTCCCTCGCCACCTGAGCCAGCACGTCGGCGGCTTCGTGCTTACGCACACCAAGCTCACGCGGCTGGTGCCGGTCGAGAAGGCCTCGATGAAAGACCGCTCTGTCATCCAGTGGGAGAAGGACGATCTCGAAGCCATGGGCATGCTCAAGGTCGACGTGCTCGCGCTCGGCATGCTCAGCGCCATCCGGCGCGGGCTCGACCACATGAACCGATGGCGAGGCTCGGTGATGGAGATGCATCACATCCCGAATGACGACCAGAAGGTGTTCGACATGATCTGCGACGCCGACACCATCGGCGTGTTCCAGATCGAGAGCCGGGCGCAGATGTCGATGCTGCCGCGCCTGAAGCCGCGCACCTATGAAGACCTGGTGATCGAGGTCGCGATCGTGCGGCCGGGGCCGATTCAGGGCGGCATGGTGCATCCGTATCTCAAGCAGCGCGAGCGGGTAAGGAAGAAGCTGCCGATCGTCTACGAGAAAGACGAGCTTCGCCCGGCACTGGAGCGAACGCTGGGCATTCCGATCTTCCAGGAGCAGGTGATGCAGATCGCCATGATCGCGGCCAAGTTCACCGCCGACGAGGCCGACCAGTTGCGCCGCGCAATGGCCGCATGGAAGCGCAAGGGCGGCCTCGGCAAGTTCCACGACAAGCTCGTGAACGGCATGGTCGAAAACGGCTACAAGGCCAGCTTCGCAGAAGCCATCTTCAAACAGGTCATGGGCTTCGGCGACTACGGCTTCCCCGAAAGCCACGCCGCGAGCTTCGCCCTGCTGGTCACCGTGAGCAGCTGGCTCAAGAACTACGAGCCCGCCTGCTTCCTCGCGGCGCTGCTCGACTCGCAACCGATGGGCTTCTACAGCCCTTCGCAGCTCGTGCAGGACGCGCGCCGCCATGGCGTCGAAGTGCGGCCGGTCGATGTCACGTGCAGCGACTTGGACACCACCCTCGAAGCCCGCGCGCCGGATGCGCCGCGCATGCCGGGTGGTACCGACGCGCGCTATGCCGATCGCCTGGGCAACGACAACCAGCCCGCGGTGCGGCTTGGCTTGAATCGGGTTTCCAGCCTCAGCAAGGAGGGCGCCGAACGCCTGCTGAAAGCCCGCGCGCAAGCGCCTTTCACCAGCACCGAAGACCTCGCCCTGCGTGCCGAGCTCGAAGGCAAGGACATGGCGGCGCTCGCCGCAGCCGATGCGCTGATGCCGCTCTCGGGCCATCGGCGCCAGCAAGTCTGGGACGCCACCGCGCAGCATCGCTCGCCGGCCCTGCTCAAGGGCGTGCCGATCCACGAGCAGGCGCTGCTGCTGCCGGCCGCGCCAGAGGGCGAAGAGATTGTGGGCGACTACGCGTCCCTGGGCCTCACGCTGCGCCGCCATCCGCTCGCGCTGCTGCGCCCGCGCCTGGCCCGCATGAAGCTCATGAGCGCCGAGGAACTGCGCCCGCTGCCCAGCGGCCAGATCGTGCGCGCCTGCGGCATCGTCAAGGGCCGCCAGCGGCCCGGGACCGCCAACGGCACTATCTTCGTCACGCTCGAAGACGAGACCGGCAACGTCAACGTGATCGTCTGGAGCCACGTCATCGAGGCCTGGCGCGAGCCCTTGCTCAAGTCGCACCTGCTCGCGGTGCAGGGCACCTGGCAGCGCGACGACGACAGCGGCGGCAAGGTGCAGCACCTGATCGCCACCGGCTTCAAGGACCTGACGCCGCTCATGGGCCGGCTCGCGCAAAGCAACACCAGCCGGGACTTCCATTGA
- a CDS encoding Y-family DNA polymerase — translation MHWIALRWSLDADAPDAQPLPTPEALGWWALQYTPHVAWQDEALMLEVSACERLWGGRLQMMRVLLGANPIPDARMLGAQGATSLIALARLRLFSRNEERPKNMPDGLPLDTLSAAHAHLDLLERLGCRTWGDVAALPRGGLTRRFGAGLREALDMAWGLRPESHTWLTLPDVFEQKLELPALAETAPELMWSANRLLTTLQFWLRARQRGARALELQWTLDLKRFNGVNLPPYQQVTVRTAEPTQDMAHLRRLLSEKLALTALAAPVSWLKLRTLETDPWAGASTSFLPEDNRKGDKLHEMVERLSVRLGAQQVLVPSAQADHRPERKQAWRPALQKDKVPEKVRKEARAAASQPDASYPPWLLPEPLLLDMDGERPCYRGPLSKLIGPQRVEAGWWGDKDDGGQPAMRDYYVAESPEAGLVWIFRERPATRFSSGEVRWYLQGFYA, via the coding sequence ATGCACTGGATCGCATTGCGGTGGTCGCTTGACGCCGACGCGCCCGACGCACAACCGCTGCCCACGCCCGAAGCCCTGGGCTGGTGGGCGCTGCAGTACACGCCCCATGTCGCCTGGCAGGACGAAGCCCTGATGCTCGAAGTCTCCGCCTGCGAGCGCCTGTGGGGCGGGCGGCTGCAGATGATGCGGGTGCTGCTCGGCGCCAACCCCATCCCCGACGCACGCATGCTGGGTGCACAGGGCGCCACGAGCCTGATCGCACTGGCGCGGCTGCGCCTGTTCTCGCGCAACGAGGAACGGCCGAAGAACATGCCGGATGGCCTGCCGCTCGACACGCTGAGCGCCGCGCACGCTCACCTCGACCTGCTCGAACGGCTCGGCTGCCGCACCTGGGGCGACGTGGCCGCGTTGCCGCGCGGCGGCCTCACGCGGCGCTTTGGCGCGGGCCTGCGCGAAGCGCTCGACATGGCCTGGGGCCTGCGCCCCGAAAGCCACACCTGGCTCACGCTGCCCGACGTGTTCGAGCAGAAGCTGGAACTGCCCGCACTGGCCGAGACCGCGCCCGAGCTGATGTGGTCGGCCAACCGCCTGCTGACGACGCTGCAGTTCTGGCTGCGTGCACGCCAGCGCGGCGCGCGTGCACTCGAACTGCAGTGGACGCTCGACCTCAAGCGCTTCAACGGCGTGAACCTGCCTCCGTACCAGCAGGTCACGGTGCGCACCGCCGAACCCACGCAGGACATGGCGCACCTGCGCCGCCTGCTGTCCGAGAAACTGGCCCTCACCGCGCTGGCCGCGCCCGTAAGCTGGCTGAAGCTGCGCACCCTCGAAACCGATCCGTGGGCCGGCGCCAGCACCAGCTTTCTGCCGGAAGACAACCGCAAGGGCGACAAGCTGCACGAGATGGTCGAGCGGCTCAGTGTGCGGCTCGGGGCCCAGCAGGTGCTGGTGCCATCGGCGCAGGCCGACCACCGGCCGGAGCGCAAGCAGGCATGGCGGCCCGCGCTGCAGAAAGACAAGGTGCCCGAGAAGGTCCGCAAGGAGGCCAGGGCCGCAGCCTCGCAACCCGACGCGAGCTATCCGCCGTGGCTGCTGCCCGAGCCCTTGCTGCTCGACATGGACGGCGAGCGGCCGTGCTACCGCGGGCCGCTGAGCAAGCTGATCGGACCGCAGCGCGTCGAAGCGGGGTGGTGGGGCGACAAGGACGACGGCGGCCAGCCCGCGATGCGCGACTACTACGTCGCGGAAAGCCCCGAAGCCGGACTGGTGTGGATCTTTCGCGAGCGGCCTGCCACGCGCTTTTCTTCCGGCGAGGTGCGCTGGTATCTGCAGGGGTTCTATGCCTGA